A section of the Streptomyces sp. NBC_01591 genome encodes:
- the ilvN gene encoding acetolactate synthase small subunit, with the protein MSQHTLSVLVEDTPGILARVAALFSRRGFNIDSLAVGTTEHPELSRITIVVRVDHQLALEQVTKQLNKLVNVLKIVELEADSAVQRELVLVKVSAGNGTRAQIVQIAELFRARTVDVSPDAVTLEATGSGDKLDAMLRMLAGFGIKELVQSGAIAIGRGSRALADRSAREARPIRLTPAATATTADAQSA; encoded by the coding sequence ATGTCCCAGCACACGCTCTCCGTCCTGGTCGAGGACACGCCCGGCATCCTCGCCCGTGTCGCCGCCCTGTTCTCGCGTCGCGGCTTCAACATCGACTCGCTCGCGGTCGGCACCACCGAACATCCCGAGCTCTCCCGCATCACCATCGTCGTCAGGGTCGACCACCAACTGGCCCTGGAGCAGGTGACCAAGCAGCTCAACAAGCTGGTCAACGTTCTCAAGATCGTCGAGCTGGAGGCCGACTCCGCCGTCCAGCGCGAGCTGGTCCTGGTGAAGGTGAGCGCCGGCAACGGCACCCGGGCCCAGATCGTCCAGATCGCCGAACTCTTCCGCGCCAGAACCGTCGACGTCTCGCCCGACGCCGTCACCCTCGAAGCGACCGGCTCAGGCGACAAGCTCGACGCGATGCTCCGGATGCTCGCGGGCTTCGGCATCAAGGAGCTCGTCCAGTCCGGCGCGATCGCGATCGGCCGCGGCTCCCGGGCCCTGGCCGACCGCTCCGCGCGCGAGGCCCGGCCGATCCGCCTGACCCCGGCCGCCACCGCGACGACGGCCGACGCGCAGAGCGCCTAG